In Burkholderia savannae, one genomic interval encodes:
- a CDS encoding cobalamin biosynthesis protein, protein MMRVALGIGCRAGRPADAIEAAIRAALAQLPDASLADVGVVATLDAKAREPGLVECCARNGWPLAAFSRDEIAAQLARFARDARRAAGAAPSLAARARFGVDGVCEPCALLAAPNGALVVRKLALDGVTAALAGPL, encoded by the coding sequence ATGATGCGCGTCGCGCTCGGCATCGGCTGCCGCGCGGGACGGCCCGCCGATGCGATCGAGGCCGCGATTCGCGCCGCGCTCGCGCAACTGCCGGATGCGTCGCTCGCCGACGTCGGCGTGGTCGCCACGCTCGACGCGAAGGCGCGCGAGCCGGGCCTCGTCGAATGCTGCGCGCGCAACGGCTGGCCGCTCGCCGCGTTTTCGCGCGACGAGATCGCCGCGCAGCTCGCGCGTTTCGCCCGCGACGCGCGGCGCGCGGCCGGCGCCGCGCCGTCGCTCGCCGCGCGCGCGCGCTTCGGCGTCGACGGCGTCTGCGAGCCATGCGCGCTCCTCGCCGCGCCGAACGGCGCGCTCGTCGTGCGCAAGCTCGCGCTCGACGGCGTGACGGCGGCGCTCGCCGGCCCGCTGTAA
- a CDS encoding alpha/beta hydrolase: MLDDQPTIEIETGPNPAFAVILMHGLGADANDFVPLVPELRIANGPAVRFVFPNAPEIAVTANNGYVMRAWYDILSFEGVNRQVDEAGIDASCATVRDLIDEQNRRGIPTSRIFVAGFSQGGAMTYTAGLTHRDALAGLIVLSGYVPSPRFIDERLADANRATPIFAAHGTDDDILPIALGEAARDFARGKGASVDWHAYPMPHSVCIEEIDALRQWLHARIAALHAA, translated from the coding sequence ATGCTCGACGACCAGCCGACGATCGAAATCGAAACCGGCCCCAACCCCGCGTTCGCGGTGATCCTGATGCACGGCCTCGGCGCCGACGCGAACGATTTCGTGCCGCTCGTCCCCGAGCTGCGGATCGCGAACGGCCCGGCCGTGCGCTTCGTGTTCCCGAACGCGCCCGAGATCGCGGTCACCGCGAACAACGGCTATGTGATGCGCGCGTGGTACGACATCCTGTCGTTCGAGGGCGTGAACCGGCAGGTCGACGAAGCGGGAATCGACGCATCGTGCGCGACCGTGCGCGATCTGATCGACGAGCAGAACCGGCGCGGCATTCCGACATCGCGGATCTTCGTCGCGGGCTTCTCGCAGGGCGGCGCGATGACCTACACGGCGGGGCTCACGCATCGGGACGCGCTCGCGGGCCTGATCGTGCTGTCCGGCTACGTTCCGTCGCCGCGCTTCATCGACGAGCGGCTCGCCGACGCAAATCGCGCGACGCCGATCTTCGCCGCGCACGGCACCGACGACGACATCCTGCCGATCGCGCTCGGCGAGGCCGCGCGCGATTTTGCGCGCGGGAAGGGCGCGAGCGTCGACTGGCACGCGTATCCGATGCCGCATTCGGTGTGCATCGAAGAGATCGACGCGTTGCGCCAATGGCTGCATGCGCGGATCGCGGCGCTGCACGCGGCGTAA
- a CDS encoding chitinase, which yields MNFSMSSRIVPRAIAAGCLLAAAGASHAASAYAPYVDVTLYPTPLVDQIGVQQGIQQFMLAFVVSGGNQCAPSWGGVQSIGNGATGDLLNTIATSVSNYRAKGGDVAVSFGGAAGLPLMQACSSVAALKSAYQTVIDTYSLTHVDFDIEGASQQDSAAVARNFQAVAQLQADYAAKGKPLHVTLTLPAMPTGLVQDGLNVLNAALANKVALDAVNIMTMDYGPSGIDMGAAAISAAQGLYSQLDTAYKSVGQPQTDAQLKQLVGVTPMIGVNDVQGETFTLANAQSVQTAVANNSYGFVGIWSITRDKPCDGGSQYASPICSGVAQQPYAFSSIFKQLGAHWGSGVTQDPNYGGGSDGGGKPQPGAPWSPTQVYTAGATVTYQGTTYQAQWWTQGDIPGQSSVWKPVGGNSPAWSATTAYPGGACVMYQGAKYCAKWWTQGDVPTAGGPWAKA from the coding sequence ATGAACTTCAGCATGTCGTCACGCATCGTCCCGCGCGCGATCGCGGCGGGCTGTCTTCTCGCGGCCGCGGGCGCGTCGCACGCGGCGAGCGCTTACGCGCCGTACGTCGACGTGACGCTTTATCCGACGCCGCTCGTCGATCAGATCGGCGTGCAGCAAGGCATCCAGCAATTCATGCTCGCCTTCGTCGTATCGGGCGGCAACCAGTGCGCGCCGTCGTGGGGCGGCGTGCAGTCGATCGGCAACGGCGCGACGGGCGACCTGCTCAACACGATCGCGACGTCGGTGTCGAACTATCGCGCCAAGGGCGGCGACGTCGCGGTGTCGTTCGGCGGCGCGGCCGGCCTGCCGCTGATGCAGGCCTGCTCGAGCGTGGCCGCGCTGAAGAGCGCGTATCAGACCGTGATCGACACGTATAGCCTCACGCATGTCGACTTCGACATCGAAGGCGCGTCGCAGCAGGATTCGGCGGCCGTCGCGCGCAACTTCCAGGCGGTCGCGCAATTGCAGGCCGACTACGCGGCGAAAGGCAAGCCGCTGCACGTGACGCTCACGCTGCCGGCGATGCCGACGGGGCTCGTCCAGGACGGCCTGAACGTGCTGAACGCGGCGCTCGCGAACAAGGTGGCGCTCGATGCGGTGAACATCATGACGATGGACTACGGCCCCTCCGGCATCGACATGGGCGCGGCCGCGATCAGCGCCGCGCAGGGCCTCTATTCGCAGCTCGACACCGCGTACAAATCGGTCGGCCAGCCGCAGACCGACGCGCAACTCAAGCAGCTCGTCGGCGTGACGCCGATGATCGGCGTGAACGACGTGCAGGGCGAGACCTTCACGCTCGCGAACGCGCAGAGCGTGCAGACGGCGGTCGCGAACAACAGCTACGGCTTCGTCGGCATCTGGTCGATCACGCGCGACAAGCCGTGCGACGGCGGCTCGCAGTATGCATCGCCGATCTGCTCGGGCGTCGCGCAGCAGCCGTACGCGTTCTCGTCGATCTTCAAGCAACTGGGCGCGCACTGGGGCTCGGGCGTCACGCAGGACCCGAACTACGGCGGCGGCTCGGATGGCGGCGGCAAGCCGCAGCCGGGCGCGCCGTGGTCGCCGACGCAGGTCTACACGGCGGGCGCGACGGTCACGTATCAGGGCACGACCTATCAGGCGCAATGGTGGACGCAGGGCGACATTCCGGGGCAGTCGTCGGTGTGGAAGCCGGTCGGCGGCAACTCGCCCGCGTGGTCCGCGACGACCGCGTATCCGGGCGGCGCGTGCGTGATGTATCAGGGTGCGAAGTACTGCGCGAAATGGTGGACGCAGGGCGACGTGCCGACCGCGGGCGGACCGTGGGCGAAGGCCTGA
- a CDS encoding HoxN/HupN/NixA family nickel/cobalt transporter: MLKSFLRLFNDSPAELRSKIVGIYALLIAFNVGAWIWAFAAFHGQPVLLGTALLAYTFGLRHAVDADHIAAIDNVTRKLMHEKKNPLGAGLFFSLGHSTVVILMTVAVALTAATLAERFEGMKAWGGVIGTSVSAFFLLVLAFANLLILISVHRTFRAVRRGEPLVEQDLDLLLNRRGFFARIFRPLFAIVSRSWHLYPIGFLFGLGFDTATEIALFGISATQAHGGLSFWSVMALPVLFTAGMTLVDTTDGIMMMGAYRWAFVRPIRKIYYNMTITFVSVLVAVVIGGIEALALVGDKLALKGGLWDFVAMAAEHFGVLGYFVIGLFVASWAVSALIYRIRRYDDIDVTISA; this comes from the coding sequence ATGCTCAAATCGTTTCTCCGTCTCTTCAACGACAGCCCCGCCGAGCTCCGCAGCAAGATCGTCGGCATCTACGCGCTGCTGATCGCGTTCAACGTCGGCGCGTGGATCTGGGCGTTCGCCGCGTTCCACGGCCAGCCGGTGCTGCTCGGCACGGCGCTCCTCGCCTATACGTTCGGGCTGCGCCATGCGGTCGACGCCGACCACATCGCCGCGATCGACAACGTCACGCGCAAGCTGATGCACGAGAAAAAGAATCCGCTCGGCGCGGGGCTCTTCTTCTCGCTCGGCCACTCGACGGTCGTGATCCTGATGACGGTCGCCGTCGCCTTGACGGCCGCGACGCTCGCCGAGCGCTTCGAAGGGATGAAGGCGTGGGGCGGCGTGATCGGCACGAGCGTGTCGGCGTTTTTCCTGCTCGTGCTCGCGTTCGCGAACCTGCTGATCCTGATCTCCGTGCACCGGACGTTCCGCGCGGTGCGGCGCGGCGAGCCGCTCGTCGAGCAGGATCTCGACCTGCTGCTCAACCGGCGCGGCTTCTTCGCGCGGATCTTCCGGCCGCTGTTCGCGATCGTGTCGCGCAGCTGGCACCTGTATCCGATCGGCTTCCTGTTCGGCCTGGGCTTCGACACAGCGACCGAGATCGCGCTGTTCGGCATCTCGGCCACGCAGGCGCACGGCGGGCTGTCGTTCTGGTCCGTGATGGCGCTGCCCGTTCTCTTCACCGCGGGCATGACGCTCGTCGACACGACGGACGGCATCATGATGATGGGCGCGTACCGCTGGGCGTTCGTGCGGCCGATCCGCAAGATCTACTACAACATGACGATCACGTTCGTGTCGGTGCTCGTGGCGGTCGTGATCGGCGGCATCGAGGCGCTCGCCCTCGTCGGCGACAAGCTCGCGCTCAAGGGCGGCCTCTGGGACTTCGTCGCGATGGCGGCCGAGCACTTCGGCGTGCTCGGCTATTTCGTGATCGGACTGTTCGTCGCGAGCTGGGCCGTCTCGGCGCTCATCTACCGGATCAGGCGCTACGACGACATCGACGTGACGATCTCCGCATGA
- the cobN gene encoding cobaltochelatase subunit CobN, whose product MHLLRTTPGGFVDDTQGVVRIDQRPADIVILSSADTTLSLLASVVPTLGDGFPSVRLANVTFLRQPASVDFYVDDVLRHARAVVIDHLGGETYWPYGIEQAVALAARAGQQLAMFSGDLQEDPNLIAKSTVAPELCRLWWRYLREGGPANARALLRSIAHHALGVGDEPEPPRPLPAAALYHPALASPSLDDWRARWREHARVVAILFYKAHWQAANTAVFDALAAALEREGLNPLPIAVTSLKDAMSRAVVEKLCADANVSLVLNTTAFAAGALGADEPEVLAGDAPVLQVILSGGNRDAWLADPHGLNARDIAMHVALPEVDGRIVTRAVSFKGLAYRCPHTEVDVVRYQPDDERIAFVAELSRRWCRLRTLENADKRVALVLANYPASEGRIGNGVGLDTPASALAVLAMLRDQDYRIGELPEDGDALLARITEGVTNDPSTRALRPAFQSYPLDDYLRRFAQLPQAARDALNERWGPPEADPTLRQRRFPISGWRAGHVFVGVQPSRSRGDDDYANYHDADLVPPHAYLAFYFWLRDAFRIDALVHVGKHGNLEWLPGKSVALSPACWPDLILGPMPHLYPFIVNDPGEGSQAKRRAQAVIVDHLMPPLTRAENYGPLQDLERQVDEYYDALMVDARRAKVLRETILETIVEHKLHEELSIAPPSGRDAEDALLTRVDAWLCELKEAQIRDGLHTFGSSPRGRQRRDTLVALARFPSGDGRGEHAGLIGALARDLALGEHFDPLASDWAAPWTGPRPDALRAVSGEPWRHAGDTRERLEGLARRLIERICGEGGDAPDSARGSTGARDDGSHADACGGDAPDRARGRHGARDDGEYAADACVANSRDVRGAERDPNGAARSATLRGAPANGRAPHGRPTERGIRAADRQTADRASAAHAAQPTQAKDGDAPTGVEPRAGGRPAAHAAHDDSAASPAFPNAAPRSNATDFADPAYVAAHWPHTHAVLERIARDVLPRLDACGDEELRQLRRGLEGRFVPPGPSGSPSRGRPDVLPTGRNFYSVDTRAVPTQAAWTIGLKSAQQLIERHLQEHGDYPRAVGLSVWGTATMRTGGDDVAQALALLGVRPKWAHGSHRVTDFEILPIEIFDRPRIDVTLRVSGFFRDAFANVMHLFDAAVQAVAELDEPEHLNPVRARVRRETDALVARGVPADEARRRAGWRVFGARPGGYGAGLQALIDGRRWQTDADLAHAYRTWGGYAYAQNSAGEAAHDAFGARLATIDAVVQNQDSREHDILDSNDYYQFHGGMAAAVRHASGRQPSLYHGDHSNPAAPRMNTLREEIARVIRSRVVNPKWIDGVKRHGYKGAAEIAATVDYLYGYDATARVIADHQYALVADAYLHDPDTRAFLERHNPHALHGICERLVEAMQRGLWQAPGVHRDAIEGYLLDSEQRLEGARR is encoded by the coding sequence ATGCATTTGTTGCGCACGACGCCGGGCGGCTTTGTCGACGATACGCAGGGCGTCGTCCGGATCGACCAGCGTCCGGCCGACATCGTGATCCTGAGCTCGGCCGACACGACGCTGTCGCTGCTCGCGAGCGTCGTGCCGACGCTCGGCGACGGCTTTCCGAGCGTGCGCCTCGCGAACGTGACGTTCCTGAGGCAGCCCGCGTCGGTCGATTTCTACGTCGACGACGTGCTGCGTCACGCGCGCGCCGTCGTGATCGACCACCTCGGCGGCGAGACGTACTGGCCGTACGGGATCGAGCAGGCCGTCGCGCTCGCGGCGCGCGCCGGGCAGCAGCTCGCGATGTTCTCGGGCGACCTGCAGGAAGATCCGAACCTGATCGCGAAGAGCACGGTCGCGCCCGAGCTGTGCCGGCTGTGGTGGCGCTATCTGCGCGAGGGCGGGCCCGCGAACGCCCGCGCGCTGCTGCGCAGCATCGCGCACCACGCGCTCGGCGTCGGCGACGAGCCCGAGCCGCCGCGCCCGCTGCCCGCCGCCGCGCTCTATCATCCGGCGCTCGCGAGCCCGAGCCTCGACGACTGGCGCGCGCGCTGGCGCGAGCATGCGCGCGTGGTCGCGATCCTGTTCTACAAGGCGCACTGGCAGGCCGCGAACACCGCGGTGTTCGACGCGCTTGCCGCCGCGCTCGAGCGAGAAGGGCTCAACCCTTTGCCGATCGCGGTGACGTCGCTCAAGGACGCGATGAGCCGCGCGGTCGTCGAGAAGCTGTGCGCGGACGCGAACGTGTCGCTCGTGCTGAACACGACCGCGTTCGCGGCGGGCGCGCTCGGCGCCGACGAGCCGGAGGTGCTCGCGGGCGACGCGCCCGTGCTGCAGGTGATCCTGTCGGGCGGCAATCGCGACGCATGGCTCGCCGATCCGCACGGCCTGAACGCGCGCGACATCGCGATGCACGTCGCGCTGCCGGAAGTCGACGGGCGGATCGTCACGCGCGCGGTGAGCTTCAAGGGGCTCGCGTACCGCTGCCCGCACACCGAGGTCGACGTCGTGCGCTATCAGCCGGACGACGAGCGGATCGCGTTCGTCGCCGAGCTGAGCCGCCGCTGGTGCCGGCTGCGCACGCTCGAGAACGCGGACAAGCGCGTCGCGCTCGTGCTCGCGAACTATCCGGCGAGCGAAGGGCGGATCGGCAACGGCGTCGGGCTCGATACGCCGGCGTCCGCGCTCGCGGTGCTCGCGATGCTGCGCGACCAAGACTATCGGATCGGCGAGCTCCCCGAAGACGGCGACGCGCTGCTCGCGCGGATCACCGAAGGCGTGACGAACGATCCGTCGACGCGCGCGCTGCGCCCGGCGTTCCAGAGCTACCCGCTCGACGATTACCTGCGCCGCTTCGCGCAATTGCCCCAAGCGGCGCGCGACGCGCTGAACGAGCGCTGGGGCCCGCCCGAAGCGGACCCGACGCTGCGGCAGCGGCGCTTCCCGATTTCCGGCTGGCGCGCGGGCCACGTGTTCGTCGGCGTGCAGCCGTCGCGCTCGCGCGGCGACGACGATTACGCGAACTACCACGACGCCGATCTCGTGCCGCCGCACGCGTATCTCGCGTTCTATTTCTGGCTGCGCGACGCGTTTCGCATCGACGCGCTCGTCCACGTCGGCAAGCACGGCAATCTCGAATGGCTGCCGGGCAAGAGCGTCGCGCTGTCGCCCGCGTGCTGGCCGGACCTGATCCTCGGGCCGATGCCGCACCTGTATCCGTTCATCGTCAACGATCCGGGCGAGGGCAGCCAGGCGAAGCGGCGCGCGCAGGCGGTGATCGTCGACCATCTGATGCCGCCGCTCACGCGCGCGGAAAACTACGGGCCGCTGCAGGATCTCGAGCGGCAGGTCGACGAATACTACGATGCGCTGATGGTCGACGCGCGCCGCGCGAAGGTGCTGCGCGAGACGATCCTCGAGACGATCGTCGAGCACAAGCTGCACGAGGAGCTGAGCATCGCGCCGCCCAGCGGGCGCGATGCCGAGGATGCGCTGCTCACGCGCGTCGACGCGTGGCTTTGCGAGCTGAAGGAGGCGCAGATCCGCGACGGGCTGCACACGTTCGGCAGCTCGCCGCGCGGCCGCCAGCGGCGCGATACGCTCGTCGCGCTCGCGCGCTTTCCGTCGGGCGACGGGCGCGGCGAGCACGCGGGGCTGATCGGCGCGCTCGCGCGCGATCTCGCGCTCGGCGAGCACTTCGATCCGCTCGCGTCCGACTGGGCCGCGCCGTGGACGGGGCCGCGGCCCGACGCGTTGCGTGCGGTGAGCGGCGAGCCGTGGCGTCACGCGGGCGACACGCGAGAGCGGCTCGAAGGGCTGGCGCGCCGGCTGATCGAGCGGATATGCGGGGAGGGCGGCGACGCGCCGGATTCCGCGCGCGGATCGACCGGCGCGCGCGACGACGGCAGCCATGCCGACGCGTGCGGCGGCGACGCGCCCGATCGCGCGCGTGGCCGGCACGGTGCGCGCGACGACGGCGAATACGCGGCCGACGCGTGCGTGGCGAATTCGCGCGACGTGCGCGGCGCGGAGCGCGATCCGAATGGCGCGGCGCGTTCGGCAACGCTTCGCGGCGCGCCCGCGAACGGCCGCGCGCCGCACGGCCGCCCGACGGAGCGCGGCATCCGCGCGGCGGACCGGCAGACGGCGGATCGCGCGTCGGCCGCCCACGCGGCGCAACCCACGCAGGCGAAGGACGGCGACGCGCCGACAGGCGTCGAGCCGCGCGCCGGGGGGCGGCCGGCCGCCCACGCCGCGCATGACGATTCCGCGGCAAGCCCCGCGTTCCCGAACGCCGCGCCGCGATCGAACGCAACGGACTTCGCCGATCCCGCATACGTCGCCGCGCACTGGCCGCACACGCACGCGGTGCTCGAGCGGATCGCGCGCGACGTGCTGCCGCGCCTCGACGCATGCGGCGACGAAGAGCTGCGCCAGTTGCGGCGCGGCCTCGAAGGCCGCTTCGTGCCGCCGGGGCCGAGCGGCTCGCCGTCGCGCGGGCGGCCGGACGTGCTGCCGACGGGCCGCAACTTCTATTCGGTCGACACGCGCGCGGTGCCGACGCAGGCCGCATGGACGATCGGCCTCAAATCCGCACAGCAGCTGATCGAGCGCCATCTGCAGGAACACGGCGACTACCCGCGCGCGGTCGGCCTGTCGGTGTGGGGCACGGCGACGATGCGCACGGGCGGCGACGACGTCGCGCAAGCGCTCGCGCTCCTCGGCGTGAGGCCGAAGTGGGCGCACGGCAGCCATCGCGTGACCGATTTCGAGATCCTGCCGATCGAGATCTTCGACCGGCCGCGGATCGACGTGACGCTGCGCGTGTCGGGCTTTTTTCGCGATGCGTTCGCGAACGTCATGCACCTGTTCGACGCGGCCGTGCAGGCGGTCGCCGAGCTCGACGAGCCCGAGCATCTGAACCCGGTTCGCGCGCGCGTGCGGCGCGAGACCGACGCGCTCGTCGCGCGCGGCGTGCCCGCCGACGAAGCGCGCCGGCGCGCGGGCTGGCGCGTGTTCGGCGCGCGGCCGGGCGGCTACGGCGCGGGGCTGCAGGCGCTGATCGACGGCCGCCGCTGGCAGACCGATGCCGATCTCGCGCACGCGTACCGCACCTGGGGCGGCTACGCGTATGCGCAGAACAGCGCGGGCGAGGCCGCGCACGACGCGTTCGGCGCGCGCCTCGCGACGATCGACGCCGTCGTGCAGAACCAGGACAGCCGCGAGCACGACATCCTCGATTCGAACGATTACTATCAGTTCCACGGCGGGATGGCGGCCGCTGTGCGCCACGCGTCGGGGCGGCAGCCGAGCCTCTATCACGGCGACCACAGCAATCCGGCCGCGCCGCGCATGAACACGCTGCGCGAGGAGATCGCGCGCGTGATCCGCTCGCGGGTCGTCAATCCGAAGTGGATCGACGGCGTGAAGCGGCACGGCTACAAGGGCGCGGCGGAGATCGCGGCGACCGTCGACTACCTGTACGGCTATGACGCGACCGCGCGCGTGATCGCCGATCATCAATACGCGCTCGTCGCCGACGCGTACCTGCACGACCCCGACACGCGCGCGTTCCTCGAGCGGCACAATCCGCACGCGCTGCACGGGATCTGCGAGCGCCTCGTCGAGGCGATGCAGCGCGGCCTGTGGCAAGCGCCGGGTGTGCACCGCGACGCGATCGAAGGCTATCTGCTCGACAGCGAGCAGCGGCTCGAAGGGGCGCGGCGATGA
- the cobW gene encoding cobalamin biosynthesis protein CobW, with product MQMRKIPVTIVTGFLGSGKTTLLRHILQNAGGRRIVVIVNEFGELGIDGEILKGCGFGCDEAGRAADGQLYELANGCLCCTVQEEFYPVMEKLVERRAGIDHVLIETSGLALPKPLVQAFNWPSIKNSFTVDAVLTVVDAPAAALGQFAENPVAVDAQRRADPNLDHESPLHELFADQLSSADLVIVNKTDLLDDGALASVETTIRDEIAPQVKIVRAQRGELDLATLLGLNAASEETIHLRHDHHGSADDPDHHHDEFDSVVVEARVSSREAALAALAALVEAHTIYRVKGFAALPGAPMRLVVQGVGRRFDSYFDRRWRDGEADLSRFVLIGEDLDAAALQRAFDAALAARAQAA from the coding sequence ATGCAAATGCGCAAAATTCCCGTGACGATCGTCACGGGCTTTCTCGGCAGCGGCAAGACGACGCTCTTGCGCCACATCCTCCAGAACGCGGGCGGCCGCCGCATCGTCGTGATCGTCAACGAGTTCGGCGAGCTCGGCATCGACGGCGAGATCCTGAAGGGCTGCGGCTTCGGCTGCGACGAAGCGGGCCGCGCAGCCGACGGCCAGCTCTACGAGCTCGCGAACGGGTGCCTCTGCTGCACCGTGCAGGAAGAGTTCTATCCGGTGATGGAAAAGCTCGTCGAGCGCCGAGCCGGCATCGACCACGTGCTGATCGAGACGTCCGGCCTCGCGCTGCCGAAGCCGCTCGTGCAGGCGTTCAACTGGCCGTCGATCAAGAACAGCTTCACCGTCGACGCGGTGCTGACCGTGGTCGACGCGCCCGCCGCGGCGCTCGGCCAGTTCGCCGAGAACCCGGTCGCCGTCGACGCGCAGCGCCGCGCGGACCCGAACCTCGATCACGAATCGCCGCTGCACGAGCTGTTCGCCGATCAGCTGTCGTCGGCCGATCTCGTGATCGTCAACAAGACCGATCTGCTCGACGACGGCGCGCTCGCGTCGGTCGAGACGACGATCCGCGACGAGATTGCGCCGCAGGTGAAGATCGTGCGCGCGCAGCGCGGCGAGCTCGATCTCGCGACGCTGCTCGGCCTGAACGCCGCGTCCGAGGAGACGATTCACCTGCGCCACGATCACCACGGCTCGGCCGACGATCCCGATCATCACCACGACGAGTTCGATTCGGTCGTCGTCGAGGCGCGCGTGAGCTCGCGCGAGGCCGCGCTCGCGGCGCTCGCGGCGCTCGTCGAGGCGCACACGATCTACCGCGTGAAGGGCTTCGCCGCGCTGCCGGGCGCGCCGATGCGGCTCGTCGTGCAGGGCGTCGGCCGGCGCTTCGACAGCTATTTCGACCGCCGCTGGCGCGACGGCGAAGCCGACCTGAGCCGCTTCGTGCTGATCGGCGAGGACCTCGACGCGGCCGCGCTGCAGCGCGCGTTCGACGCGGCGCTCGCGGCCCGCGCGCAGGCCGCGTGA
- a CDS encoding ATP-binding protein: MNDTNPSHAAAAASDERALPAAYPFSALIGEEALQQALLLVAVDPGLGGVLVSGPRGTAKSTAARALAELLPEGRFVTLPLSATDEQVTGSLDLASVLADNAVRFSPGLIARAHLGVLYVDEINLLPDALVDALLDAAASGVNTVERDGISHSHAARFALVGTMNPEEGELRPQLLDRFGLMVELANCYDAATRQRIVKTRLAFDLDPDAFRAQHRDAQAALVARIRSARAALPALAFGDDAHARVAERCIDAAVDGLRGDLVMLRAARALAALEGATIVEAAHVERVAADVLRHRRTRPEDEAGARAGRRESARAGETDRASDSARLDAPPRDAAADAHADDMRRASGAGSPRERSPAATGTARHAAGNRDAARESGRPPQTDDGDWGYLPPEPAGMTPVKGVIPLSPKKR, encoded by the coding sequence GTGAACGACACGAACCCATCGCACGCGGCGGCCGCCGCATCCGACGAGCGCGCGCTGCCCGCCGCGTATCCGTTTTCCGCGCTGATCGGCGAGGAGGCGCTGCAGCAGGCGCTGCTGCTCGTCGCCGTCGATCCGGGCCTGGGCGGCGTGCTCGTCAGCGGCCCGCGCGGCACCGCGAAATCGACCGCCGCGCGCGCGCTCGCCGAGCTGCTGCCCGAAGGGCGCTTCGTCACGCTGCCGCTGTCGGCCACCGACGAGCAGGTGACGGGCTCGCTCGACCTCGCGAGCGTGCTCGCCGACAACGCGGTGCGCTTCTCGCCCGGCCTCATCGCGCGCGCGCATCTCGGCGTGCTGTACGTCGACGAGATCAACCTGCTGCCGGACGCGCTCGTCGACGCGCTGCTCGACGCCGCCGCGAGCGGCGTCAACACGGTGGAGCGCGACGGCATCTCGCACAGCCATGCGGCGCGCTTCGCGCTCGTCGGCACGATGAATCCGGAGGAGGGCGAGCTGCGGCCGCAACTGCTCGACCGCTTCGGGCTGATGGTCGAGCTCGCGAACTGCTACGACGCGGCGACGCGGCAACGGATCGTCAAGACACGGCTCGCGTTCGACCTCGATCCGGACGCATTCCGCGCGCAACACCGCGACGCGCAAGCCGCGCTCGTCGCACGGATTCGCAGCGCACGCGCCGCGCTGCCGGCGCTCGCGTTCGGCGACGACGCGCACGCGCGCGTCGCCGAACGTTGCATCGACGCGGCCGTCGACGGCCTGCGCGGCGACCTCGTAATGTTGCGCGCGGCGCGGGCGCTGGCGGCGCTCGAAGGCGCGACGATCGTCGAGGCGGCGCATGTCGAGCGCGTCGCGGCCGACGTGCTGCGGCATCGGCGCACGCGGCCGGAGGATGAAGCGGGCGCGCGGGCCGGGCGGCGCGAATCCGCGCGCGCCGGCGAAACCGACCGCGCGAGCGATTCGGCGCGGCTCGACGCGCCGCCGCGCGACGCCGCGGCTGACGCTCACGCAGACGACATGCGGCGTGCAAGCGGCGCCGGTTCGCCGCGCGAGCGATCGCCCGCCGCAACCGGCACCGCGCGGCACGCAGCCGGCAATCGCGATGCGGCACGCGAAAGCGGCCGCCCCCCGCAAACTGACGACGGCGACTGGGGCTACCTGCCGCCCGAGCCGGCGGGCATGACGCCAGTCAAGGGCGTGATCCCGTTGTCGCCAAAAAAACGCTGA
- a CDS encoding vWA domain-containing protein: MRTDDARGRPGARIAWRATLAATRGAALRADHLRYRPQTGAPGALHCFVLDCSASMLTAERLARAKGLVVALFDCLARERADAALVCFGGGSADVRFGPAVPRWWNERWLAPVGGGGGTPLAQGIDAAARLLARAARRRPQQRRWVWLLSDGRTAEAPARPALAERIVVVDFDDAAVRLGRCERLAHAWGATLATPDELARGIA; encoded by the coding sequence ATGCGCACGGACGACGCGCGGGGCCGCCCCGGCGCGCGCATCGCGTGGCGCGCGACACTCGCCGCGACGCGCGGCGCTGCGCTGCGCGCCGATCATCTGCGCTACCGGCCGCAGACGGGGGCGCCCGGCGCGCTCCACTGCTTCGTGCTCGACTGCTCGGCGTCGATGCTGACGGCCGAGCGGCTCGCGCGCGCGAAGGGGCTCGTCGTCGCGCTGTTCGATTGTCTGGCGCGCGAGCGCGCCGACGCGGCGCTCGTCTGCTTCGGCGGCGGCTCGGCCGACGTGCGCTTCGGGCCCGCCGTGCCGCGCTGGTGGAACGAGCGCTGGCTCGCCCCCGTCGGCGGCGGCGGCGGCACGCCGCTCGCGCAAGGCATCGACGCCGCGGCGCGGCTGCTCGCGCGCGCGGCGCGCCGGCGCCCGCAACAGCGGCGCTGGGTATGGCTGCTGTCGGACGGGCGCACGGCCGAAGCGCCCGCGCGGCCGGCGCTCGCCGAGCGGATCGTCGTCGTCGACTTCGACGACGCGGCCGTGCGGCTCGGCCGCTGCGAGCGGCTCGCGCATGCATGGGGCGCGACGCTCGCCACGCCCGATGAGCTCGCGCGCGGGATCGCTTGA